Below is a window of Campylobacter canadensis DNA.
AGTGAATGTTTTGTTGATATAGAATTAAATAACGGTCTTACTCGTGGTTGCAGCGTTGTGGATTTGAAAAATTATTTAAACAAACAAGCAAATGCAAAAGTTTGTGTAGATATTAATCAAGATGAATTTCGCAAATGGTTTTTAGCTGCAATGAAAAAATGTATTTAAGGGGTTTTAGTGTCAAATTTTATTATGTATTTTAGTGCTATTGTATCTATTTGTGTTGTATTTTATATGCTTATTAAGAAAATGGATATAAAAATTACTTTATTTTTTATAGGAATTGTTTTAATGTTTATTGCTCTTGCTAGCAATCATCAAATAGCAATTAAGAATTTTTCATCAAGCGGACTTTTAATGCTTGACCCAATTAAGGCAATTAGTGAAAAATTCAGATTTATAATTTCAAATTCAGGTTTTATTATTTTAATTTTAGGCGGTTATGCAGCTTATATGAATCATATTAGGGCAAATGATGCTACTGTGTATTTGCTTTTAAAGCCAATTAAGGCTATAAAATCAGCTTATTTGTTAATTCCAGCTGTATTTTTCATAGGGCATTTTTTATCAATTGTTATTCCTAGTGCTGCTAATTTAGCAATTATTTTACTAGCAACTATTTATCCAATTATGAGAAAGGCAGGACTTTCAGCGCTTAGTGCTGGTGGAGTTATTGCAACTACTGCAACTATTATGCCAACTCCATTAGGCGGAGATAATATAGCCTTAGTTGAACAATTACAAAAAGTAGCACATTTATCGCATTTAAGCGTTAGTGAATATGTGTTTAATTACCACGCAAGAGTTTCAATACCGACTTTAATTTTAATGGCGATAATACATCTTTTTTGGCAAAAGTATTGTGATAAAAAAGCAAATTATAATGAAGTTGTAGAGATAAACGAAGAAGAAAAGAATTTAGATTTTTCTTTATTTACAAAGATTATTTATGCGATATTGCCTTTATTTCCAATATTTTTGCTTGTGGGAATTTATATTTTTAGTGAAAATAAAAATATAAGAGTAGAAATAATAGTATTATTTTCTTTTGTACTTGCTATTATTTGTGAATTAATAAGAAGTAAAAGCATTAAAAAAACACTAGATGATACAAAAGAATTCTTCAAAGGTATGGGAAATGCTATGCCTATTGTTGCTTTATTAGTTGCTGGAACTACCTTTGTTTTGGGCTTGCAATCAATTGGAATAATAGCAGAACTTCAATCAAGTATGACTACTTTACAAGCAAATGGCTTTGGCTTTGTGTTACCACTTGTTTTAGTGGCTTTAAGTGCGGTTATTGTCTTATTAAGCGGTAGTGGTGTTGCTTTATTTTTTGCTATGATACCTTTATTAGTACCGCTTTCAGAAGCTGCAAATATAGATGTTTTAGCACTTTGTATTCCTATGGAATTAACAGGAAATTTATTAAGAGGAGTTTCTCCTGTATCGGCTGTTGTTATGATAGTTGCAGGTACAATCAATAAAGAGCCACTTGAAGTTGTAAAAAGAACAAGTGTGCCTATGATAAGCGGAGTTATTTTTATGTTTTGCTTATCTATGTTTTATTACTTATAAAAATAATAAATAAATTTTATATTATAAAATAACAAAAAGTAAAAATGTTTAGTTTTGTAGCAAAATTTAAAAAAAATTATTTTTTTTTGCACAAAACTGCATTTTTAAGGATAAGATAAAAATTTTTAAAATTAATTTAAGAAAGGATTTTATGAAAGAAACACAGTTTGGTAAAAAAGAGTTTTTTATAATCTCTTTAATGTTATTTTCTATGTTTTTTGGTGCTGGAAACTTTATATTTTCACCTATGGTTGCAAAAGATTCGGGGGAATTTTTTTATTTTACAATATTGTATTTTTGTTTAACCGCAGTTGCTTTACCTGTTTTAGGTGTTGCAGCAGTTGCAAAAGCAGGTACTCTAAAAGAATTAGCAAGTAGAGTAAATCCATTATTTGCTAGTATTTTTGTAATAGTAATTTATGTTTCAATTGGTCCATTACTTGCTATTCCAAGAGCTTCAATTATGCCTTATGAAATTGCTATTGCTCCATTTGTTGATGAAAAATATAATCTTTATACAACTTTAATTTATAGTGCTATTTATTTTATTTTAAATTATTATATTTGCTTAAATCCATCAAAGATGGTAGAAACATTAGGAAAATACCTAACGCCAATCCTTTTAGTATTAATTTTAATTATGTTTATTACAGCTTATTTTAGTGCAGATTTACAGATTGCTAATGCTCAAGGTAAGTATTTAAAACATCCAATCTCTTCAGCCTTCATTGATGGCTATCAAACTATGGATGCACTTGCTGCTTTAGTTTTTGGAATTAGTGTTGTAGCTGCTTTAAAAGGCTATGGGGTACAACACAAAAGTGTATTATCAATATTAACAGTTAAAACAGGCTTATGCGCTGGTGTTATTTTAATGATTGTTTATGTATTTTTGGGTTATTTAGGTTATAAATTTGGTTTAATGTTTAACGACGCTACAAACGGAGCAAGATTACTTTCAAGTATTAGTGATTATTTATTTGGAAAAGCAGGGATTATAATCTTAGGTTTAGCTTGTTTTTTAGCTTGTTTTACAACAACAATAGGTTTAATTGGTTCTGCAGGGGTTTATTTTGAAAGCATAAGCAAAATTAAATATAAGTATTGGATTATGCTTTGGTGTTTTGCAGGATTTTTAGTAGCAAATTTAGGTTTAACTCAAATATTAAAATTTAGCGTTCCTATTTTAATTGCTATTTATCCGATTGCTATTATCTTAATAATATTATCTTTTTTAAATACAATTATTGATGAAAGTAAGATTGTTTATTGTTTTTGTATTTACACTGCTGCTTTTATTGGAATAGTAAATGCTTTAGAAATGAATCAAATTATTATTCCTTTTGTAACAGAATATATAGTTAAATTACCGTTTTATGATGCAATGTTAGGCTGGATAACTCCTAGCGCTGCTGCATTTGTAATTTCTTATTTAATTCACTTTTTTTATAGAGATAAAGCATAAATAGATTGTTTGCGTATTTATTTACGCAAACATTTAATTAATACTATTTTTACCCTTTATGTTACAAACTTTGAAAAATTAGTAGTAAAATTAATAAATTTTTATTTTAAGGAGAAAATATGGACTTTTCTGCTAGATTAAAAGAGCTTGAAAGCTTTGAAAGAAAGGATAATAAAGCTAGTTTATCCTCTATGCTAAAACAAAATGGTTTTACTAGAAGAGATTTTTTAAAATACTCAAGTGCAATGGCAGCAATGCTAGGGCTTAGTTCAACTTTTGCACCAACTATTGCAAAGGCTATTGAATTAGCTGATAGATTGCCAGTAATATGGCTTCATATGGCAGAATG
It encodes the following:
- the dcuC gene encoding C4-dicarboxylate transporter DcuC; the protein is MSNFIMYFSAIVSICVVFYMLIKKMDIKITLFFIGIVLMFIALASNHQIAIKNFSSSGLLMLDPIKAISEKFRFIISNSGFIILILGGYAAYMNHIRANDATVYLLLKPIKAIKSAYLLIPAVFFIGHFLSIVIPSAANLAIILLATIYPIMRKAGLSALSAGGVIATTATIMPTPLGGDNIALVEQLQKVAHLSHLSVSEYVFNYHARVSIPTLILMAIIHLFWQKYCDKKANYNEVVEINEEEKNLDFSLFTKIIYAILPLFPIFLLVGIYIFSENKNIRVEIIVLFSFVLAIICELIRSKSIKKTLDDTKEFFKGMGNAMPIVALLVAGTTFVLGLQSIGIIAELQSSMTTLQANGFGFVLPLVLVALSAVIVLLSGSGVALFFAMIPLLVPLSEAANIDVLALCIPMELTGNLLRGVSPVSAVVMIVAGTINKEPLEVVKRTSVPMISGVIFMFCLSMFYYL
- the brnQ gene encoding branched-chain amino acid transport system II carrier protein produces the protein MKETQFGKKEFFIISLMLFSMFFGAGNFIFSPMVAKDSGEFFYFTILYFCLTAVALPVLGVAAVAKAGTLKELASRVNPLFASIFVIVIYVSIGPLLAIPRASIMPYEIAIAPFVDEKYNLYTTLIYSAIYFILNYYICLNPSKMVETLGKYLTPILLVLILIMFITAYFSADLQIANAQGKYLKHPISSAFIDGYQTMDALAALVFGISVVAALKGYGVQHKSVLSILTVKTGLCAGVILMIVYVFLGYLGYKFGLMFNDATNGARLLSSISDYLFGKAGIIILGLACFLACFTTTIGLIGSAGVYFESISKIKYKYWIMLWCFAGFLVANLGLTQILKFSVPILIAIYPIAIILIILSFLNTIIDESKIVYCFCIYTAAFIGIVNALEMNQIIIPFVTEYIVKLPFYDAMLGWITPSAAAFVISYLIHFFYRDKA